In the genome of Macellibacteroides fermentans, one region contains:
- a CDS encoding site-specific integrase: MSEELKVSFYLRHKEIKKDGTVPIMGRISIGKQMAQFSAKLSVPISLWDIKAARALGKSKVATDLNRALDKIVVSIHASHEELIERKGTATPKEVAVAFQGMASGQESLLGYCDKLHKMMLQRVGVNLKAKSCDQYRIAFKYLKEFLKAKYNLKDISFGALDYSFIEKFDHYLRVERKFKPNSVVSIIGKIKLMVKSAITDDVIVFDPFISFRSEGEESKPKTLTRQELELIMTTPLDIPSRYLVRDLFLFSAFTGISFSDIRNLKYSDLATNVDGTVWIHSKRIKTGIEFHVPLLDLPIKLIDKYRGSTDGEHVFRMLSNVKTNLHLKKIAQMCGIDKCLCFHTARHCYASVVTLSQGIPMETVSRMLGHSTVKSTRIYAQISYEKVDSDMKRLAKNINGKYHLANL, translated from the coding sequence ATGAGCGAAGAACTAAAAGTTAGTTTTTATCTCCGACACAAAGAGATAAAAAAGGATGGAACCGTTCCAATTATGGGGCGCATCTCCATCGGCAAACAGATGGCACAATTTAGTGCAAAATTAAGTGTTCCTATATCCCTATGGGATATTAAGGCAGCAAGGGCATTAGGAAAAAGCAAGGTTGCCACTGACCTAAACCGTGCTTTAGATAAGATTGTGGTATCTATTCATGCGAGCCACGAAGAGTTAATTGAGCGAAAAGGTACAGCCACCCCGAAAGAGGTTGCAGTAGCCTTTCAAGGTATGGCATCTGGGCAAGAATCCCTGCTCGGCTATTGTGATAAATTACACAAAATGATGCTTCAGCGTGTTGGTGTCAACCTAAAAGCAAAGAGTTGTGACCAATATCGTATCGCCTTTAAATACTTGAAGGAGTTTCTAAAAGCAAAATACAATCTTAAAGACATTTCATTTGGTGCACTAGATTACTCTTTCATTGAGAAATTCGACCACTACCTACGTGTAGAGCGAAAGTTCAAACCCAATAGCGTTGTCAGTATAATCGGCAAAATTAAGCTGATGGTTAAATCTGCAATTACTGATGATGTAATTGTCTTTGATCCTTTTATATCATTCCGCAGTGAGGGCGAAGAGTCAAAGCCTAAGACCCTAACACGTCAGGAACTTGAACTGATTATGACTACACCTCTTGATATTCCGAGCAGGTATTTGGTTCGAGACCTATTTTTATTCTCTGCTTTCACTGGCATCTCTTTCAGTGATATTCGCAATCTGAAATATAGCGACCTTGCAACAAATGTTGATGGGACGGTATGGATTCACTCTAAACGTATCAAAACAGGCATTGAGTTTCACGTCCCTCTATTAGACCTGCCTATAAAATTGATTGACAAATATAGGGGCTCAACCGATGGCGAACACGTATTCAGAATGTTGAGTAATGTAAAGACCAATCTACACCTAAAAAAGATAGCACAAATGTGCGGTATAGATAAATGTCTGTGCTTTCATACGGCCCGACATTGCTACGCCAGTGTTGTCACTCTGTCTCAAGGCATTCCGATGGAAACCGTGAGTAGAATGCTGGGGCATAGCACGGTAAAATCCACTCGTATCTATGCTCAAATATCATACGAGAAAGTGGATAGTGATATGAAGCGACTCGCCAAAAACATCAACGGAAAGTATCATTTAGCAAACTTATAA